CAATCTCATCTAAGGTACACCCATGCCTTGTgttctgttctgcctgggacaGGTTCCCGGCCCCAGTGACCATGATCTGGATATGTAGTTAGAAGGTGGATGCATTGATGGATGGGTTAAATTTGTACTCACTGAAAACTCTAGGATTAATCTGTCGAATTTGTCATTCAGAATAGTAAAAATAGTAATCTTTGTAATTAGTTGCTTTGGTACACTGAAGTGGGAGATCTGAATGAAACTGATCAAATGTGTCCAATTTCAGGAATTTCTGTGAATTACAATGTCAGGCAAGAAGTCAGGAAAAGCCCGGAGAATGGGCTCCACCCGCAAAGATTTGCGTGGTCTGGGCAGCCAGATGAGGGACAAAGAGGCAGACGTCTTTGCCACCCTGTCGGAGGAATCAAGGACCATGGAACATGAATCAGCAACCACAGGGGGAGAACCAAAGCCTATAGAGGAGGGATCAAGACCCATGGGAGAAGAATCATGGACCACAGGGGGAGAATCAAAGTGTACGGAGGACTCAATGGCTGTCGGGGTTGCATCTTGGTCCATGGAGAGAAACTCTGGGACCACAGAGGAGAAACGAGAGGTGGACTATAAACCAGAAGAAAGTTCCCTGTCAGAGAAAACAGCATCTTTGTTGGCACTCGCCCCATCACATGACCCTTACTCTGCTGACTCACCTCACCTGGAATCTCACAagatggagaaaaaaaagagaatgGGGTCCACTCGCAGAAAGCTTCCCACAGATTTGGAAGAACAGAGAAGGGAAGGGTGGGATGGTGCAGAGCAAGAGGAATGGCAAGGGGCTGCTAAGCATGCAGTGGACAAGCAAGCTGGAAGCAAGACAGCCCAACCATTAGGAGAGTTACACACAGAGCCACAAAAGGCTAGTGAGTGTCTGGAAGGAAGGGAAGAATCTACTATCACAGGAACACAGCATGCGATCCACATTTTAGAGGTGTCCACAATTGAGAACAAATCAGCTGATTCTCAGTTGTTCCCTCAAAGTATGTACAGTGAAGAAGCTCAAAAGAATAAACAATTACACTTAACCAATGAGAGCAATTTCATTATGAATTTAGACCAATCAGAAGGGAGGCTAACCGATGAAGACACCAGTGATAGAGACCTGCTCCTCAGAGAACTTCAATCAACAGACAGTGGTCAATTGGGCCATGCTGATGTTGCTCTACAGCTGCCaaaatcagaaaaaaacactgaacctGAGGACAACAAACATGAAATGACTCATTTTGAGCATAAAAAGAGGAAGATGGGCTCTACACGTAAGGGGGGGCGTGGCTTACAAATAAAAAGTGACAGGGAACAAGAGATTGATATTTTACCTGAGGAGATGCTAAGAAGCTCTGGAGACCTTGTGGACGTATGTGTGCTACAGGGCAAAGAGTCACAAGAGAAAAGCAGACTTGATGTGATACAGTATGTTAGCAAGGAACACGTAACAAAGGAAGGTTTGCTGGACATGGAGGAGAACGAGGAGGCAGAGGCGTTAACGAGAACCGATAGGGATAAAGAACAGGAGAAACACAAAATCACAAAAGAAACAAATGAGAAACATACAATATCAGGGTTTCTGGGCACAGATATGGTTGAGAAAGGGGAGACACAGGAAGCAACAGTAACAGATATTGTTGAAGACATTTTGGTAGACAtggaagggagggagagagatagATCAAGAGGCACAGGCATAGCTGAGGAAAATATGAAACCAGAGGTAAGAGAAACAGCAATTAGAGCTCCAGGATTAGGGGGAACTGGCATGGTTGACAGGGAGACAGAGGAGACAACAGGAACTAGAATTCTTGAATTTAACGAGACTCACAGACTTAGAGAAACACACGTATTAGAAGACAATGTGGCACAAGAGAACCGAGGAACAGATGGAGGACAAAGAGATGAGGCAGAGAAAGAGAGTGTAGCAGATGTCGTTCTGGAGGTAAATGTGATGAAATATGAAGGTGCAAGCAATGAGAAAGAGAGtacaaaagaggaagaaggagatGGTGCAGAGGCTAAAAAAACAGGAAAGAACTGGaggcaaacacagctgatgcagATTGACTTGAATATGTTAGAGTCATTTTCTTCGGAAAAGTATGAGCAAGAAGTTacagaaagagagaagaattCACCATTAGAGAACCCTTCAGTGGAGAGTtctttatttcatgatgaatccAAAACCTTTATTCCAGAGGAACAAGTAAAGTTCACTCCATTTGAGGATCTGCTGGAACCCTGTGAGAATAGCCAATTCTATAAATCAAGCCATATGGAAGCACCATCTACAGAagatgaaaacaaacaaaatgttataGTGCCCCAAGAATGGGAAAACTTAGGCAAAAACATTAAGACAGAATCAACTCATGGGAATGCCAGAAAAAATAAGAtggagaacagaagtacaggggCAGGTGATGATCAAAGTGTATTAGAAGAAATAAGAGCAGAAAAGGTAGATGTGAAgctggagagagaggagaaagggCAAGAAGAAAGTTGGGCCATCACTGAGGAACTGAACACCATCTTGAGGGACACAGGGGTATTAAAGGAACTTGATATACAGGAAGGTGATAAAAGCGTGGCAGAGCAGAAGCAAACTCCCCTGGTTGTGGAGGAGGTCAAAGGAGAACCAGAGGTAGATATGGTAGGAGGAATCAAGGAGAATAAATGGAAGTTGGCAGAAAagggagacataaaaatgaAAGGGACAAATATTGCAATGGAAGAGAGTGTAGCGGTCTCTCAGGAATTCTCCAAAACAGAAACCACAGACCGCAAAAAGGATGATTCTAGCTACATTTATGATCCTTTCCATAATGTGTCAGTAGATCCAATAGTAACCGAGAGGACTGCTGCCAATACCCTGTCATTGGAGATGAATCAAAAATCTGATGAGAGCTTTCAGAAAGAATCCACTCATAtgcagaaaaggaaaaaaatgggcTCTTCTCGCAAGGGAGGCAGGGGCCTACATAAGGAGACAGAAACGAGTAAAGGATTCAGCAAGATAGATGGGTTAGAAATCAGTGTGCAACAAGAGGAAAGAGAAGAGGAAAAGGCAACATTGGTAAAGCAAAATGTTATAAATGTGGTAATGGAGATGACAAAAGAGGAAACAAAAATCAGTATGGCAGAGGTGACATCAAAAAGCAAAGAGAAAGTCAAGATCACGAACGATAACAGCGGAGCTGAAGACTTTGAAAGCCAACAGAGTGTAACTGAGGATCCTACAGCAACTGAACAATTTGCCACTAATGTTGTAAAGGGCTTCGAACAGCATGAGGACTACTCAGACAGAGCATCCAGCAGGAGTGAGAAAAGAAGAAAGATGGGTACCTCTCACAGGAGAGGCAGGGAAAGGCTTAAAGAGAAGGAGATACAGGAAATGGCAGAGACTGAAGAGGAAACAATGGCTACAGACAATAAGGAATCTGCTACTGATGAAGTGATGAAATCAGTGCAAAATGAAGAGAGAGAATGTGGGAATGAGAAAGTAGAAAGGAAGAGTGGCAGTGGAAGTGGGAGCGACAAATCACTTACTTCCGTGGGCGTCATCCCAAATTTGCAGCGGCCCGAGAACTCGGCCATAACCACACAACAGGAATGTTCAGAGTCGCAAGACACATTTCTGCCAGCAGCAAGGAGAAAAATGGGATCCAGACGTCAGGGACAGGATAACCTGAGGAAGCGGGATGTGGGTCTGGAATGGTCCGAGGGCTGCACTGCAGAGGCACATATAAATACTGCTGCCCTTCTGCAGAGGATACAGGAAATTTTCCATCAGCCTGATGTTGAGGAGAAGGGTTGCATCACATGGGGAAATGTGCAGGTACCAATCTAGTAGGCTAATATATAACAATTGGATTGACTTTTTGACCATCagtgtttttaaatgaattattgTAATGGAATGTTACTCATTAGGAAACGCATCAATTACATTAGAAAACTTACATTCATTACTGTATTCACCTAAATCAAGTAAATGAAAATTATGGTTATATATGTGTGAGCTACGCCAGTGGAAAGAAGGTAAAATGCATCTTTGGCATTCACGATATGCGTCACAGGGaaaaatctttattaatgaCACATTATATTATAGCAAGCACTTCTAGATTTATGACTAGCTGCTGTCTTTCAGGGCCTGAGCCATGAGCTTGGTCTCAGCATTGAGGAACTTCACCAGGTGTTCCAGCAGCTGGATGGGGATCAGGACGGCCGGGTGACTCACCAGGACCTTACTGAAAGCCTTGGTGAGTCTTCACCATTTTATTAATCAATGTGGTGGACATATGCCCAGCAAGTCACTAGTGATTAGCACAGTAGTAAACGGTACAATTTGCTCAATTGCTGGAAAAACAATGAACACCATTATATGTGCCAAGTATAATACCCAGCACCTAAAAGCCGATTCTTTCACCCTTTTGTGCACAAAACAGAATCCTGCAAGCAAGAACAGTATTTCCAATTCAAGAGGGAATATTCTGGAACCCACAGCTTGGGGTAAGAGGGtgttgtggtgggggtgggctaGACATGTGTAAGTTGCTAGCTGTACATTTTGTAAAATTGTCATTGGCCTTGTTTAAAAAGTCCTATACATAATATTATAGTGTTAACATATTTCTATAGCTTTCAACAAATCATAGTTTTATTATATGAATACAAAAAACATCCcatttatgcatttttaaatcccccGAAGTGACTGAATTTAACACTCAGATACGTTACACCTGattcattgtttttatttacatttacattctaCTAATTcatctgatgcttttatccaaagtgacttacagtaaagAGAAGGATTACAATTCACGTGTGCCCCTTGCAGTCCTTTTCATGAAGCAGGGAAATGAAACGAGGTTGCATTTTAACTTTTGCATGTTTCTATTACATGCTTATTAATGGtctattttcagttttgctcatTTACAGCACAATTTAAATTTGTGTCTAGTTCCTAATTATGATATTTTCACAAATAAGTAAGAGAAAATATTGGTTGTGTTCATACCTGCATTGATTAATGTAAGCTCATGGGGGCtgcacttacacaaaaatgttctgagggcagaaggaaaaatgattggttcagagagataaccaatcagacagtAAATGAAGTGGGTTCAAGCAACTAGAGAAGGtggaaccaaccaatcagatgtctgaaTAGGCTGGAATTCAAATGAGAACCAGACCTTGATGTgtgtacatacacatacacatacaaacacacacacaccatgaccAGCTTCTCATTGGAATTTCAGTAAAGGTTTTACCCATGTTTTGTGTCCTTTGCTGCTTGGAATAAGTTGGATAAGGggtgggaagatggatggatatttctaTTTCCTGATGGGGTCAAAACTTATGCTGGTCTTTCTCTCTGCAGTACCTCAGGTGTCCACGGCAAAGCAGATTTTGGGGTCAAACCATCCATAAATGAGAACCTCCTGACTGGGTCAGGTCTCGCTCAGGCCGACCCCCACTTGAGAGAGGGGCAGGCACTCTGGGAGAAGAAGGGAACCCAGGCCAGGAGTGAGGATACAGGGTCGATAAGTAAGACACAGGAGAGTGAGGAGGCAGgggaaaaagaggaagaaaaggatgaggcagggagtaaggagcaggagagggaagAGGCAGGGGAAAAAGATGTGGAAACCGATGAGGCAGGGAgtaaggagcaggagagggaagAGGCAGAGGAAAAAGATGTGGAAACCGATGAGGCAGGGAgtaaggagcaggagagggaagAGGCAGAGGAAAAAGATGTGGAAACCGATGAGGCAGGGAgtaaggagcaggagagggaagAGGCAGAGGAAAAAGATGTGGAAACCGATGAGGCAGGGAgtaaggagcaggagagggaagaggcagaggaaaaagaggaagaaaaggatgaggcagggagtaaggagcaggagagggaagAGGCAGAGGAAAAAGATGTGGAAACCGATGAGGCAGGGAgtaaggagcaggagagggaagAGGCAGAGGAAAAAGATGTGGAAACCGATGAGGCAGGGAgtaaggagcaggagagggaagaggcagaggaaaaagaggaagaaaaggatgaggcagggagtaaggagcaggagagggaagAGGCAGAGGAAAAAGATGTGGAAACCGATGAGGCAGGGAgtaaggagcaggagagggaagaggcagaggaaaaagaggaagaaaaggatgaggcagggagtaaggagcaggagagggaagaggcagaggaaaaagatgtggaaaaggatgaggcagggagtaaggagcaggagagggaagAGGCAGAGGAAAAAGATGTGGAAACCGATGAGGCAGGGAgtaaggagcaggagagggaagAGGCAGAGGAAAAAGATGTGGAAACCGATGAGGCAGGGAgtaaggagcaggagagggaagaggcagaggaaaaagaggaagaaaaggatgaggcagggagtaaggagcaggagagggaagAGGCAGAGGAAAAAGATGTGGAAACCGATGAGGCAGGGAgtaaggagcaggagagggaagAGGCAGAGGAAAAAGATGTGGAAACCGATGAGGCAGGGAgtaaggagcaggagagggaagaggcagaggaaaaagaggaagaaaaggatgaggcagggagtaaggagcaggagagggaagAGGCAGAGGAAAAAGATGTGGAAACCGATGAGGCAGGGAgtaaggagcaggagagggaagaggcagaggaaaaagaggaagaaaaggatgaggcagggagtaaggagcaggagagggaagaggcagaggaaaaagatgtggaaaaggatgaggcagggagtaaggagcaggagagggaagaggcagaggaaaaagatgtggaaaaggatgaggcagggagtaaggagcaggagagggaagAGGCAGGGGAAAAAGATGTGGAAACCGATGAGGCAGGGAgtaaggagcaggagagggaagAGGCAGAGAAAAAAGATGTGGAAACCGATGAGGCAGGGAgtaaggagcaggagagggaagaggcagaggaaaaagaggaagaaaaggATGAGGCAGGGAGTAAGAAGCAGGAGAGGGAAGAGGCAGAGGGAAAAGAGGAAGAAAAGGATGAGGCAGGGAgtaaggagcaggagagggaagaggcagaggaaaaagaggaagaaaaggatgaggcagggagtaaggagcaggagagggaagAGGCAGGGGAAAAAGATGTGGAAACTGATGAGGCAGGGAgtaaggagcaggagagggaagAGGCAGGGGAAAAAGATGTGGAAACCGATGAGGCAGGGAgtaaggagcaggagagggaagaggcagaggaaaaagaggaagaaaaggATGAGGCAGGGAGTAAGAAGCAGGAGAGGGAAGAGGCAGAATcatggaataaaaaaaatgaaagtcaGAATACAGAATCCAAAAGTGAAGATTACAAGGCTGAGAAGGAAGAATTACTGAGTACTGGTCATGAACCTGAGGACACccatttaatgaatgaggaaggaGAACTGTTGAATAAAGATCAGGAGAGAAACTACACACAGTTTCTAAATCAGGAGCAGCAGAATGAGGGGTCCAAGGAACTGGATGAGGTCAGTGATGAAGCAGAGGGACTGAGGCAGTGTCAGGGAAGTAAAGAGGCAGAGATAATGAATGAGGACCAAGATAGTGGGAAAGCAGGTCTACTGCATAAGGACAGAGATATAAAGAAGGCAGAGTTAGCGAATAAAAATGAGGACAATGACCATATAAAGGTACTGAATGAGAAAGAAGAAAATATTATGGTGGAGCTATTGATTAAAAACCAGGGATGCAAGCAGGAAGAGTTATTAAGTATGGAAGAGAAGGGAGTGGAGGCAGAGTTTCTGAGTGAGGAACTTAACAATAAGGAGCAAGGGAATCAAGATACATACTGTGAGGAGGTAGAACCACTTAATGAGCATAGGGAGAGTGTGGTAAAGGATTCCCCAAATCAAAACCAGGATATGCGGATGACTATAAACCTATCAGGAGAAATGACACATGAAAAAGAAATAGTTATGTCAGTCAAACAGTTAGTGGACAATGAATCAAGCATCCAGGAAGAGAGTAAACAAAACGGTATGGATGCAGAGTTATTAAGTAAAGACCAGCAACAAAGGACGGCAGAGCTACTGAGTATGTACCAGGAAAGTGGGGAGGCAAAGACGATGTGCAAAGACCAGGGCAAGGAGGAAAGAGAGATACTGAGCAGATACCACGGGGCTGTGCAGGCAGGTATCATGACAATGACCCAGAACAATAATGTGGAAGGTATGGTAAGTAAGGACGAGGAAAGTGGGGAGGCAGAGATACTAAATCAAAATCAGGAGTGTGTGGAGTTAAAGCTGCTGAATGAAGACAAGGACAATGACATAACAGAGATACTGAGTAAGGATCAGGTCAGAGAAGAGACAGACTTACTAGGCTGTGACATGGAGAGTCAGTTGCTGAGTAAGCAGCAGCAAGGTGAGAAGGCCAAGATACTGAATCAATGCCAGAAGGGTGAGGAGGCACAGTTATTGTACGACGATCAGTATAATAAGGAGACAATGGTGCTGGGTAAATACAATGAGACTGTGACAGCCCATATGAAAATAACAAAGGATGGTAATAAAGCAGAGATGCTAAGTAAAGACCAGACTGGTGAGGAGGCAGAGCTACTAAATCAGAATAAGCAAAATGTGGAGGCACATATACTGAATGAAGGCCAGAACGGTAATGACCTGGAGAACCTGGGTCAGGATAGAAAAAAGACAGATTTGCTGAACAAACACATAGAGAATGAGCTACAG
This genomic stretch from Brienomyrus brachyistius isolate T26 chromosome 6, BBRACH_0.4, whole genome shotgun sequence harbors:
- the LOC125744541 gene encoding uncharacterized protein LOC125744541 isoform X3, whose product is MSGKKSGKARRMGSTRKDLRGLGSQMRDKEADVFATLSEESRTMEHESATTGGEPKPIEEGSRPMGEESWTTGGESKCTEDSMAVGVASWSMERNSGTTEEKREVDYKPEESSLSEKTASLLALAPSHDPYSADSPHLESHKMEKKKRMGSTRRKLPTDLEEQRREGWDGAEQEEWQGAAKHAVDKQAGSKTAQPLGELHTEPQKASECLEGREESTITGTQHAIHILEVSTIENKSADSQLFPQSMYSEEAQKNKQLHLTNESNFIMNLDQSEGRLTDEDTSDRDLLLRELQSTDSGQLGHADVALQLPKSEKNTEPEDNKHEMTHFEHKKRKMGSTRKGGRGLQIKSDREQEIDILPEEMLRSSGDLVDVCVLQGKESQEKSRLDVIQYVSKEHVTKEGLLDMEENEEAEALTRTDRDKEQEKHKITKETNEKHTISGFLGTDMVEKGETQEATVTDIVEDILVDMEGRERDRSRGTGIAEENMKPEVRETAIRAPGLGGTGMVDRETEETTGTRILEFNETHRLRETHVLEDNVAQENRGTDGGQRDEAEKESVADVVLEVNVMKYEGASNEKESTKEEEGDGAEAKKTGKNWRQTQLMQIDLNMLESFSSEKYEQEVTEREKNSPLENPSVESSLFHDESKTFIPEEQVKFTPFEDLLEPCENSQFYKSSHMEAPSTEDENKQNVIVPQEWENLGKNIKTESTHGNARKNKMENRSTGAGDDQSVLEEIRAEKVDVKLEREEKGQEESWAITEELNTILRDTGVLKELDIQEGDKSVAEQKQTPLVVEEVKGEPEVDMVGGIKENKWKLAEKGDIKMKGTNIAMEESVAVSQEFSKTETTDRKKDDSSYIYDPFHNVSVDPIVTERTAANTLSLEMNQKSDESFQKESTHMQKRKKMGSSRKGGRGLHKETETSKGFSKIDGLEISVQQEEREEEKATLVKQNVINVVMEMTKEETKISMAEVTSKSKEKVKITNDNSGAEDFESQQSVTEDPTATEQFATNVVKGFEQHEDYSDRASSRSEKRRKMGTSHRRGRERLKEKEIQEMAETEEETMATDNKESATDEVMKSVQNEERECGNEKVERKSGSGSGSDKSLTSVGVIPNLQRPENSAITTQQECSESQDTFLPAARRKMGSRRQGQDNLRKRDVGLEWSEGCTAEAHINTAALLQRIQEIFHQPDVEEKGCITWGNVQGLSHELGLSIEELHQVFQQLDGDQDGRVTHQDLTESLESCKQEQYFQFKREYSGTHSLGTSGVHGKADFGVKPSINENLLTGSGLAQADPHLREGQALWEKKGTQARSEDTGSISKTQESEEAGEKEEEKDEAGSKEQEREEAGEKDEEKDEAGSKEQEREEAEEKDVETDEAGSKEQEREEAEEKEEEKDEAGSKEQEREEAEEKDEEKDEAGSKEQEREEAEEKDVETDEAGSKEQEREEAEEKDVETDEAGSKEQEREEAEEKEEEKDEAGSKEQEREEAEEKDEEKDEAGSKEQEREEAEEKDVEKDEAGSKEQEREEAEEKDEEKDEAGSKKQEREEAEGKEEEKDEAGSKEQEREEAEEKEEEKDEAGSKEQEREEAGEKDVETDEAGSKEQEREEAGEKDVETDEAGSKEQEREEAEEKEEEKDEAGSKKQEREEAESWNKKNESQNTESKSEDYKAEKEELLSTGHEPEDTHLMNEEGELLNKDQERNYTQFLNQEQQNEGSKELDEVSDEAEGLRQCQGSKEAEIMNEDQDSGKAGLLHKDRDIKKAELANKNEDNDHIKVLNEKEENIMVELLIKNQGCKQEELLSMEEKGVEAEFLSEELNNKEQGNQDTYCEEVEPLNEHRESVVKDSPNQNQDMRMTINLSGEMTHEKEIVMSVKQLVDNESSIQEESKQNGMDAELLSKDQQQRTAELLSMYQESGEAKTMCKDQGKEEREILSRYHGAVQAGIMTMTQNNNVEGMVSKDEESGEAEILNQNQECVELKLLNEDKDNDITEILSKDQVREETDLLGCDMESQLLSKQQQGEKAKILNQCQKGEEAQLLYDDQYNKETMVLGKYNETVTAHMKITKDGNKAEMLSKDQTGEEAELLNQNKQNVEAHILNEGQNGNDLENLGQDRKKTDLLNKHIENELQVMHKDSEEAEILNKCQDRDEAVIISLVQEGEEAEILDKDQDNGELEDQEIEETERLQDEDNEEAEILDQENKEGHVTHKDQKREETALASKDIESEEAEILNGNQEYKEVESLNEDQDNEKADILKKHREGGEFEPLNTDEDREETEIEERYLQSEEAMIMQEDQEYSEVENLNMDQDSEEVETLEKKLEREKVETLNEEQETMKAETLIQGQQSEETAILIQDQESKEAEVMNTDQDSAEVHLLNKDWNSNEVQIQSNNKEGEEAEILSCHQEGEDMEVLNKEQDGEEIMVPDRDLETEEASQVQDFVQTELLNMGQMIEKVEIINQDQEGKEAEMQDQDQDSEESEIWDKGPESEETDRLNQDEEHVEVQLLKKDQDNEEVEFLDQKNKEAEIHEDQVREETDLVSIDMETEVQFRVKESERAEILNDNQECVEVELLNKDQDNEKADTLDMKLDSEEAEITNQDQESVEVYIQHEDQNSSDAENLSKYLEREEADITPKDKQREETDLLSADTLSEETEILNKVQDNEEAETLIQGQQSEETAILIQDQESKEAEVMNTYQDSAEVYLLNKDWNSNEVQIQSNNKEGVEAEILSCHQEGEDMEVLNKEQDGEEIMVPDRDLETEEASQVQDFVQTELLNMGQMIEKVGIINQDQEGKEAEMQDQDQDSEELEIWDKGPESEETDRLNQDEEHVEVQLLKKDQDNEEVEFLDQKNKETEIHEDQVREETDLVSIDMETEVQFKVKESERAEILNDNQECVEVELLNKDQDNEKADTLDMKLDSEEAEITNQDQESVEVYIQHEDQNSSDAENLGKYLEREEADITPKDRQREETDLLSADTLSEETEILNKVQDNEEAETLIQGQQSEETAILIQDQESKEAEVMNTDQDSAEVYLLNKDRNSNEVQIQSNNKEGEEAEILSCHQEGEDMEVLNKEQDGEEIMVPDRDLETEEASQVQDFVQTELLNMGQMIEKVGIINQDQEGMEAEMLDWDQEYVGVELPCTLQYRYKTHLRDAFDKLREVGGSENECDPDTSRAAVEDNEWIWDCELLKEQQYYSGCNEKKESWDIWDETDEAELGPTAYKERRELGSQIDNVIYWQRWSEDEFGRNNETRQILANDLYPIAEENETENNLEYNNVQITQDIAKIQEMPQAADQSNTIIHFIKDNHELKEIQENKCILSEGECAEQRNIVKLMELRGKTEDLKTFGNNKEHQDVETIEGTTGNTMENRQCPATLANAVNQKDSNDLSECFILDGEKQEANAIKQSPDSVLVRSDVLGGGNTDSTWVPEIPNNDDETICTGMAIQRDSIVREMGAMRGRQAMAETAEGLEVIQNAGFQMDGDRIQMQGSCEKDRGDVLEHLQLSMESDTKWDGGTSQGWDTIAMEMEYKEKTQRQNNYEGAGSKKLSEVITQEVIEHSGGTAGQQKGDGKNWDTFEGGLAQGDIALKHSEEESLHTDRAVEDYSNDCPHEKWDKTPVFSQYRGFEELEQKISTDEEKLLAYQGDGLERKTECLDVGPAQGTIQAKETEVGQQKDKGSDLIESEEASTGFSEDSESLIEKLKCDMNVMELLAEQGEKDNERRDEACKDNNQLLTELVEYSKRGSDMKGVDDTSRSSNKQGVSLIQHVNSEDKEKEGVKKREQGTERHRMTPEEVCGEEELRMEAIRIYEEAEQEMSGDVMAEREAAAKEQKHREDKGKEGFRAMGGGIVVTPEDNRQRAIGCLPTGSWSPPISGPDLLYNIVLVGSSSVGKTSFMKRTQSGEFTLDHCATIGLDSCIQSLLVDGRRVLLQLWDTAGQERYHSITKQILRKAQGLLLMYDITCIDSFNSVQYWMSCIQEGATDDVIIMLLGNKNDSFKREVPLHEGERLAKEYRIKFMECSVATGENVTLSMETLARMLKQQTDQKEEAPLILRKEQPKQRSGCC